One genomic segment of Chloroflexota bacterium includes these proteins:
- the mraZ gene encoding division/cell wall cluster transcriptional repressor MraZ, with protein sequence MGPGKEGGQWAMVGAEETQLTIIVTVKPANASGKRPSGGQTGCASAAGWRGTCFFAQIPLYCGWLWDKVSRSGAPVSGVSALIGRCEQMFLGRYRHSLDKKGRLTIPARFRDLLREGAYLVQGFDRNLMVLTPPVFQQIYRRVNALSMTDPVARQLKRLIFSAASPVEVDSAGRILIPPYLREAVGLDGEAVIVGVGDYFEIWPPQDWEAQNALLQDAEANARRFAALDLSPGDDAPAQP encoded by the coding sequence ATGGGGCCTGGCAAAGAAGGGGGGCAGTGGGCGATGGTGGGGGCAGAGGAGACGCAACTCACCATTATTGTAACAGTAAAACCCGCAAATGCGAGCGGGAAGCGGCCGTCAGGGGGGCAAACGGGCTGCGCCAGCGCGGCGGGGTGGCGCGGGACTTGCTTTTTTGCCCAAATTCCTTTATACTGTGGGTGGTTGTGGGATAAAGTGTCGCGAAGTGGAGCGCCGGTCAGCGGCGTTTCTGCTTTAATTGGGAGATGCGAACAAATGTTCTTGGGCCGTTATCGCCACAGTTTGGATAAGAAAGGACGCCTGACCATTCCGGCGCGCTTTCGCGACTTGCTGCGCGAGGGGGCTTACCTCGTGCAGGGTTTCGACCGCAACCTGATGGTGCTGACGCCTCCCGTCTTCCAGCAGATTTACCGCCGCGTCAACGCGCTGAGCATGACCGACCCTGTGGCGCGGCAACTCAAGCGCCTCATCTTTTCGGCTGCCAGCCCGGTTGAAGTGGATAGCGCCGGTCGCATTCTCATTCCTCCCTACTTGCGGGAAGCCGTGGGGCTGGATGGCGAGGCTGTCATCGTGGGCGTGGGCGATTACTTTGAGATTTGGCCGCCGCAGGATTGGGAGGCCCAAAACGCCTTACTGCAAGACGCTGAGGCCAACGCCCGTCGTTTCGCGGCGCTTGACCTTTCCCCCGGCGACGACGCGCCCGCTCAACCGTAG
- a CDS encoding GAF domain-containing protein, translated as MLHFWILDPDPASISWARAALETHFNGARVLSITSTRAWKRALKHEAWPQVILTEAQLPWGTVEDLLAYLTRQHRHTPVILLSDRVAEGTVAHLFDRGLDDYLPKTPPQPLLLAARARRLLADYAPLRHQLTYLKRLDKRVFASDNPHVIATEALTLLAESARAIWGASVVVRNDSSQTGEVLAVYQPIGTHLTHAGEHCPLEVLPPIPPMLEWHFSSIEKLPVAPLRHALRKKGVQWVGVYRLPIGPNIYGLLHLGWQQQEDATPSILEFISTTVHWLSSAVYRAIKLREERHALYQARALTNLVLSLNRSLDTDMIFRRLLEGLQAVVPYEQASVWEWTEDDDLIVRHISGYAVTPEEFNAQINNLPLPPREWPTMTILVETRRPLLIPDVTQFPDWQPLDFTQNVRCWLGVPLIYNDKTIGVLALDASEPYRFTEEHMHLAQTLASAATIALQNARLFQHEHRRREELNTLRLASLQLVASLEPSEVLSNLLWETLRIVDADDAHIFLYDGEKITFGTAIWDGKIQDHPLNIPRPHGITYTVAHSGQMRVVPNIRKDPLFTDAPWEGAIISIPLIAHGKVHGVMNVAWHRPRRFSRDETSLLQMLADYAAIALENARLVDTLQSKIRQLSVLSAASAALREANTPQEIAQKLAEQAIRLGKAESAMIVRYADEAKTQAVVEYVIGMDAHLIGHFFSPTSGGLTHYLAQANRLVTFRDLSQSPLLQHPHWVRHIGPAVAIPLHTRSGDMVGMLLVGRPHGAEPFSEEEITPLDALAEIGATALQRAHTSSQLEEAFLQAVLALSQAMDARDHYHGGHSKQLAEWSGAVAHAMGLSEEETETVRLAALLHDIGKIGIPDEILLKPGPLTPREWEIMRQHPLIGARILRPLRRLEAVAQIVEAHHERWDGSGYPRGLKGEAIPLGARILAVVDSYGAMIDKRVYHAPRSHEEAVAEIRRQAGKLYDPHVVEAFLEVIDYLSPSPPPRASHSPRPFPPTPAP; from the coding sequence ATGCTGCATTTCTGGATTTTAGACCCCGACCCTGCCAGCATTTCGTGGGCTCGCGCCGCGCTCGAAACCCACTTTAACGGCGCGCGGGTGCTTTCGATTACCTCGACCCGGGCCTGGAAACGCGCGCTCAAACACGAGGCCTGGCCGCAGGTCATCCTGACCGAAGCCCAGCTTCCCTGGGGGACTGTCGAAGACCTGTTGGCCTACCTCACCCGCCAACATCGCCACACGCCGGTCATTTTGCTCAGCGACCGCGTCGCCGAGGGCACAGTGGCGCACTTGTTCGACCGCGGCCTGGACGATTACCTGCCCAAAACGCCACCCCAGCCCCTGTTACTGGCCGCCCGCGCCCGGCGCCTGCTGGCCGATTACGCCCCTCTTCGCCATCAACTCACTTACCTCAAACGGCTCGACAAACGCGTGTTCGCGTCCGACAACCCCCACGTCATCGCCACCGAAGCCCTCACCTTGCTGGCCGAGTCGGCGCGGGCGATATGGGGCGCTTCGGTTGTCGTGCGCAACGATAGCAGCCAAACGGGCGAGGTGCTGGCCGTCTATCAGCCCATTGGCACGCACCTCACCCATGCGGGCGAACACTGCCCGTTGGAAGTGCTCCCGCCAATTCCCCCCATGTTGGAATGGCATTTCTCTTCCATCGAAAAACTGCCCGTGGCCCCCTTGCGCCATGCGCTGCGCAAGAAAGGTGTGCAATGGGTGGGGGTTTACCGCCTGCCCATCGGGCCTAACATCTACGGGCTACTGCACCTTGGCTGGCAACAGCAGGAAGACGCCACACCCTCCATCCTGGAATTCATCTCGACCACGGTGCACTGGCTTTCCTCGGCTGTGTATCGCGCCATCAAACTGCGAGAAGAGCGCCACGCCCTCTACCAGGCCCGGGCGCTGACCAACCTCGTGCTTTCCCTCAACCGCTCACTGGACACCGACATGATCTTCCGTCGGTTGCTGGAAGGCCTGCAGGCCGTGGTGCCTTACGAACAGGCTTCGGTGTGGGAATGGACCGAAGACGACGACCTGATCGTGCGCCACATCAGCGGCTATGCCGTCACACCCGAGGAATTCAACGCGCAGATTAACAACCTCCCGCTGCCCCCCCGGGAATGGCCCACCATGACCATTTTAGTCGAAACCCGCCGGCCCTTGCTCATTCCCGACGTTACCCAATTCCCCGACTGGCAACCGCTGGACTTCACCCAAAACGTCCGCTGCTGGCTGGGGGTTCCCCTCATTTACAACGACAAAACCATAGGCGTTCTGGCTTTAGATGCCTCTGAGCCCTACCGCTTCACCGAAGAACACATGCACCTGGCCCAGACCTTAGCCAGCGCAGCGACCATCGCGCTGCAAAACGCCCGCCTTTTCCAGCACGAACATCGCCGCCGCGAGGAACTCAACACGTTGCGCTTAGCCAGTCTGCAACTGGTCGCCAGCCTCGAGCCATCGGAGGTACTTTCCAACCTGCTGTGGGAAACCCTGCGCATCGTAGACGCCGACGACGCCCACATCTTCCTCTACGATGGCGAAAAAATCACCTTCGGCACGGCCATTTGGGACGGCAAAATTCAAGACCACCCCCTCAACATACCCCGCCCCCACGGCATCACCTACACCGTGGCCCACAGCGGGCAAATGCGCGTCGTGCCCAACATCCGCAAAGACCCGCTTTTCACCGACGCCCCGTGGGAAGGCGCGATCATCAGCATCCCTCTCATCGCCCACGGCAAAGTTCACGGCGTGATGAATGTCGCCTGGCATCGGCCCAGGCGCTTCTCGCGCGACGAAACCAGCCTGCTGCAAATGCTGGCCGATTACGCCGCCATTGCGCTGGAAAACGCGCGATTGGTTGACACGCTGCAAAGCAAAATTCGGCAACTCTCGGTGCTTTCCGCTGCCAGCGCGGCCCTGCGTGAAGCCAACACCCCGCAGGAAATCGCCCAGAAACTGGCCGAGCAGGCTATTCGCCTGGGGAAAGCCGAAAGCGCGATGATTGTGCGTTACGCCGATGAGGCCAAAACCCAGGCCGTGGTGGAATATGTCATCGGCATGGACGCCCACCTCATCGGCCATTTCTTCTCCCCCACTTCAGGGGGGCTAACCCATTACCTGGCCCAAGCCAACCGTTTGGTCACTTTCCGCGACCTGAGCCAGTCGCCGCTGCTCCAACACCCACACTGGGTACGCCACATCGGGCCTGCGGTGGCCATCCCGTTACACACCCGCAGCGGCGACATGGTGGGGATGCTGCTCGTCGGGCGGCCCCACGGCGCTGAGCCGTTCAGCGAAGAGGAAATCACCCCGCTGGACGCGCTGGCCGAAATCGGCGCGACGGCACTGCAACGCGCCCATACTTCCAGCCAGTTGGAAGAGGCTTTCCTGCAAGCGGTGTTGGCGCTTTCGCAAGCGATGGACGCTCGCGACCATTACCACGGCGGTCACAGCAAGCAATTGGCCGAATGGAGCGGGGCCGTAGCCCATGCCATGGGGCTCTCGGAAGAAGAAACGGAAACCGTGCGGCTGGCCGCCCTACTGCACGACATCGGCAAAATTGGCATTCCCGACGAAATCCTGCTCAAGCCCGGCCCCCTGACCCCGCGCGAGTGGGAAATCATGCGCCAGCACCCCCTCATCGGGGCGCGCATTCTCCGCCCTTTGCGCCGCCTGGAAGCCGTGGCGCAAATTGTGGAAGCCCACCATGAGCGCTGGGACGGCAGCGGCTATCCTCGGGGCCTGAAAGGGGAAGCCATTCCGCTGGGGGCGCGCATCCTGGCGGTGGTTGATTCCTATGGCGCCATGATTGACAAGCGGGTGTATCACGCGCCCCGCTCGCACGAAGAGGCCGTCGCCGAAATTCGGCGGCAGGCCGGCAAACTCTACGACCCCCACGTGGTCGAAGCCTTTTTGGAAGTCATCGACTATCTCTCGCCGTCGCCGCCTCCTCGCGCCAGCCACAGCCCGCGCCCCTTCCCCCCAACGCCCGCACCCTGA
- a CDS encoding YidC/Oxa1 family membrane protein insertase: MWNTLVIDPMLNSLLWIYNLVGHNFGLAIIVFTLLIRLLVYPLTKQQLEGAEAMQKLQQDPRWKKIQEKYKNDKEKLAQEQMRLYKELGVNPFASCLPTVVQFGVLFGLYYAVIKGLAHAPIELIDLHNHIYPIFDTAKLIPLNSHFLWMDLGRPEWLHIPGLPFGIPTLAILVGITSYIQSKIMTPTSGSGQQGAMMGQMMTIYMPLFLFYLTLTFPSGLGLYFLISNLATIGQYAMMGKLDMKKIFSFR; this comes from the coding sequence ATGTGGAATACGCTTGTCATTGACCCCATGCTCAACAGCCTGTTGTGGATCTACAACCTGGTAGGCCACAATTTTGGCCTGGCGATCATTGTCTTCACCTTGCTCATCCGCTTGTTGGTGTACCCTCTCACCAAGCAGCAACTTGAGGGGGCGGAGGCAATGCAAAAACTCCAGCAGGACCCCCGCTGGAAGAAAATCCAGGAAAAATACAAGAACGACAAAGAGAAACTGGCGCAGGAGCAAATGCGCCTTTACAAGGAACTTGGCGTCAACCCCTTTGCCTCGTGCCTGCCTACGGTGGTGCAGTTTGGGGTGCTCTTCGGGTTGTACTATGCCGTCATCAAAGGGCTGGCGCACGCTCCCATTGAACTGATCGACCTCCACAATCACATCTACCCGATTTTCGACACTGCCAAACTCATCCCGCTCAACAGCCACTTCCTGTGGATGGATTTGGGGCGGCCCGAATGGCTGCACATTCCGGGGCTTCCTTTTGGTATTCCCACGTTGGCAATTCTGGTCGGCATTACTTCCTACATCCAGTCGAAAATCATGACGCCCACCTCGGGCAGCGGGCAGCAGGGCGCGATGATGGGGCAGATGATGACCATTTACATGCCCCTTTTCCTCTTCTACCTCACACTGACATTCCCTTCGGGTTTAGGGCTGTACTTCCTCATCAGTAACCTGGCAACGATTGGTCAATACGCTATGATGGGCAAACTGGATATGAAGAAGATATTTAGTTTCAGATAG
- the yidD gene encoding membrane protein insertion efficiency factor YidD: MSHTHTHPHDHEAFDFSLRPPNPDPSPLGALPRTPNYWPRLALLLLVRLYQMTLAKTLPPNTCRFYPTCSHYGYEAIYKYGVIKGGLMAIWRVLRCNPFNPGGYDPVP; the protein is encoded by the coding sequence ATGAGCCATACGCATACGCACCCGCACGACCACGAGGCCTTTGACTTCTCGTTGCGTCCTCCCAACCCCGACCCTTCGCCGTTGGGAGCTTTGCCGCGTACCCCCAACTATTGGCCGCGGCTGGCGCTGTTGTTGTTGGTGCGGCTGTATCAAATGACTTTGGCGAAGACTTTGCCGCCCAACACTTGCCGCTTCTACCCCACCTGCTCGCATTATGGCTATGAGGCCATTTACAAATATGGTGTCATCAAGGGGGGGCTGATGGCGATCTGGCGGGTGTTGCGCTGCAATCCATTCAACCCGGGCGGGTACGACCCCGTTCCCTAA
- the rnpA gene encoding ribonuclease P protein component: MESLSVGCLPGCGNAVNRRFRLRKNSDFQRVRREGKAYAHPLVVLIVAPNGLPQVRVGVAAGRSVGKAVQRNRAKRRLREIMRPLVPLLPPGYDLMLIARKPMADAPFAAIRAAVVSLLQRAGLLADQPDAASSDSL; the protein is encoded by the coding sequence CTGGAAAGCCTAAGCGTCGGCTGCCTGCCCGGCTGCGGCAATGCTGTGAATCGCAGGTTTCGCCTGAGGAAGAACTCGGATTTTCAGCGGGTGCGGCGTGAAGGAAAGGCTTACGCCCACCCGCTGGTCGTATTGATTGTGGCGCCCAACGGCCTGCCACAGGTGCGCGTGGGGGTGGCGGCGGGCCGCAGCGTGGGGAAGGCGGTGCAACGGAACCGAGCCAAGCGCCGCTTGCGCGAAATTATGCGCCCCCTTGTGCCGCTTTTGCCTCCAGGCTATGACCTGATGTTGATTGCCCGCAAGCCGATGGCCGATGCCCCTTTCGCCGCCATCCGTGCTGCGGTGGTGAGCCTGTTGCAGCGGGCGGGACTGCTTGCTGACCAGCCCGACGCCGCTTCGTCGGATTCCTTATGA
- a CDS encoding 50S ribosomal protein L34, whose amino-acid sequence MPKRTYQPKIRRRLRRHGFRARMATRGGRLVLKRRRLKGRHRLTVKMNNHVKRINWKA is encoded by the coding sequence ATGCCGAAGAGGACTTATCAACCTAAAATCCGCCGTCGCCTGCGACGGCACGGTTTCCGCGCCCGCATGGCCACGCGGGGCGGTCGGTTGGTGCTCAAGCGCCGCCGTTTGAAGGGCCGCCATCGCCTGACGGTCAAAATGAACAATCACGTCAAGCGGATCAACTGGAAAGCCTAA
- a CDS encoding GNAT family N-acetyltransferase: MPSSNRPRWIDLRHDLPGIADLLSTAFAERLDEDGHAALRQLRRIARSRSAQRAYAAREIPGAPLYGFVWEADGRIVGNVSLIPLQAKPKQYLIVNVAVHPAYRRQGIAAALMQATLRHARQRGAQAVWLQVETWNKGAIALYHRLGFTDRDVVTLWKAQPDAQATAPTLPGIRVHSRLTRRREWPQVKAWLQTIYPAERAWHRPLASWRGLAPGWRGFAWRLLHPLSFRMWVATRSKRLLGTAAWLPTGGSPTDAFLLAAPPDLPPAEVAALLAPLRRHAPRPLRGELPQGFLAEGLSAAGFEAKRHLLWMKWAPLIES; encoded by the coding sequence ATGCCTTCCTCAAATCGCCCTCGTTGGATTGACCTCCGCCACGACCTTCCCGGCATTGCCGACCTGCTTTCCACGGCCTTTGCCGAGCGGCTGGACGAGGACGGCCACGCCGCCCTCCGTCAGTTGCGCCGCATCGCCCGCAGCCGCAGCGCCCAGCGCGCCTATGCCGCCCGTGAAATTCCCGGCGCGCCGCTTTATGGCTTCGTGTGGGAAGCCGATGGGCGCATCGTGGGCAACGTCAGCCTGATCCCTCTCCAGGCCAAACCCAAGCAATACCTGATTGTCAACGTCGCTGTGCATCCGGCCTACCGGCGGCAGGGCATCGCCGCCGCGCTGATGCAGGCCACCCTCCGCCATGCCCGCCAGCGCGGGGCGCAGGCCGTGTGGCTTCAGGTGGAAACCTGGAACAAGGGCGCTATCGCCCTCTATCACCGTCTGGGCTTCACCGACCGCGACGTCGTAACCCTGTGGAAAGCCCAGCCCGATGCACAGGCCACCGCGCCCACCTTGCCGGGCATCCGCGTGCATTCCCGACTCACTCGCCGCAGGGAATGGCCGCAAGTGAAAGCATGGTTGCAGACCATCTATCCCGCGGAACGGGCATGGCACAGGCCGTTGGCTTCATGGCGAGGGCTGGCCCCCGGCTGGCGCGGCTTCGCGTGGCGCTTGTTGCACCCTTTGTCTTTCCGCATGTGGGTTGCTACCCGCTCAAAGCGGCTGCTGGGCACGGCAGCATGGCTTCCCACCGGCGGCTCGCCCACCGATGCTTTCCTGCTGGCCGCCCCTCCCGACCTGCCCCCTGCCGAAGTTGCCGCTCTCCTCGCCCCACTCCGCCGCCATGCCCCTCGCCCTCTGCGCGGCGAACTTCCCCAGGGCTTCCTCGCCGAAGGGTTGAGCGCCGCGGGTTTCGAGGCCAAGCGGCATTTGCTGTGGATGAAATGGGCACCGCTTATAGAAAGTTAA
- a CDS encoding MBL fold metallo-hydrolase, with the protein MRITFHGAARTVTGSRHLLEINGKRVLLDCGLYQGRRKETYERNLHFGFDPRSIDAVVLSHAHIDHSGNLPLLVKNGYEGPIFATSATAHLANIMLLDSGHIQESDVKYLNKKRRRKGLPPVDPLYTIEDAARVAEHFISMPYNYTFEVVPGVRAKFVDAGHILGSAAIVLDLEEKGRKVRLWFSGDIGRRHIPILRDPVLPDRADYLLMESTYGDKPHRDVQEAFQELRDVVRRTVKRGGKVIVPSFAVGRTQELVYALHRMIESGDIPEIPIIVDSPLAVNASEIYHAHQECYNEEARKMLLRGDDVLGFGRVTYIRSVEDSKALNDRTDPMVILSASGMAETGRILHHLKNNIGNPLNTVLIVSWQAPYTLGRRLADREPVVRIFGEEYRVRAEVATINGFSAHAGRNALINYALRLKGQAKRVFIVHGEPRGAEPLIEALREHGMKVEYPNLNDSFTL; encoded by the coding sequence ATGCGCATCACCTTCCACGGCGCTGCCCGTACCGTCACTGGCTCTCGCCACCTGCTGGAAATCAACGGCAAACGTGTGTTACTGGACTGCGGCCTCTACCAGGGCCGCCGCAAGGAAACCTACGAGCGCAATCTGCATTTCGGCTTCGACCCGCGCAGCATCGACGCGGTGGTGCTTTCCCACGCGCACATCGACCACAGCGGCAACCTGCCCCTCTTAGTCAAAAACGGCTATGAGGGGCCAATTTTTGCCACTTCGGCCACGGCGCACCTCGCCAACATCATGCTGCTCGATTCCGGCCACATTCAGGAATCCGACGTCAAATACCTGAACAAAAAGCGCCGCCGCAAGGGCCTGCCGCCCGTAGACCCGCTCTACACCATCGAAGACGCCGCCCGGGTAGCCGAACACTTCATCTCCATGCCCTACAACTACACTTTCGAAGTCGTGCCGGGCGTGCGCGCCAAATTCGTGGATGCCGGGCACATCCTCGGCTCGGCAGCCATCGTGCTCGACCTGGAAGAAAAGGGCCGCAAGGTGCGGCTCTGGTTTTCCGGCGACATTGGCCGCCGCCACATTCCCATCCTGCGCGACCCGGTGCTGCCCGACCGCGCCGATTACCTGCTGATGGAATCCACCTACGGCGACAAGCCCCACCGCGACGTGCAGGAAGCCTTCCAGGAACTGCGCGATGTCGTGCGGCGCACCGTCAAGCGCGGCGGCAAGGTCATCGTGCCTTCCTTTGCCGTTGGCCGCACCCAGGAACTCGTTTACGCCCTCCACCGCATGATCGAAAGCGGCGATATTCCCGAAATTCCCATCATCGTCGATAGCCCCCTGGCCGTGAACGCCTCGGAAATCTATCACGCGCACCAGGAATGCTACAATGAGGAAGCCCGCAAAATGCTGCTGCGGGGCGACGACGTCCTCGGCTTTGGGCGTGTGACCTATATCCGCTCGGTGGAAGATTCCAAAGCCCTCAACGACCGCACCGACCCGATGGTCATCCTTTCGGCTTCGGGCATGGCCGAAACAGGGCGCATTCTGCACCACCTGAAAAACAACATCGGGAATCCGCTCAACACGGTGCTCATCGTGTCGTGGCAGGCGCCCTACACCTTAGGCCGCCGCCTGGCCGACCGCGAGCCGGTAGTGCGCATTTTCGGCGAGGAATATCGCGTGCGTGCCGAAGTCGCCACCATCAACGGCTTTTCGGCGCACGCCGGCCGCAACGCCCTCATCAATTATGCCCTGCGCCTCAAAGGGCAGGCCAAGCGGGTGTTCATCGTCCACGGCGAGCCGCGCGGCGCCGAGCCGCTCATCGAAGCCCTGCGCGAGCACGGCATGAAAGTGGAATACCCCAACCTGAACGACAGTTTCACCCTCTGA
- a CDS encoding GTPase encodes MSPIRTIIMGAAGRDFHNFNVFFRDNPDYEVVAFTATQIPNIEGRTYPPELAGKQYPKGIPIYPESELSRLIKELKVDQVVFAYSDVPHEYVMHKASEVIAAGADFRLMGLESTLVESSKPVVSIGAVRTGCGKSQTTRRVSLILRDMGYKVAVIRHPMPYGNLAEQAVQRFATYEDLDKYKCTIEEREEYEPHLDNGMIVFAGVDYEAILRQAEKEADIILWDGGNNDIPFYKSDFHIVVADPHRPGHEMKYHPGEANARMADLFIINKVDTADPDAVLEVRENLHALNPDAPILEAASPIFVDDPAAIRGKRVLVVEDGPTLTHGGMAYGAGWVAAKRFGAAEIVDPRPYAVGSIRDTYAKYPTTGAVLPAMGYGETQIRELEETINSADADLVIIGTPIDLRRVMKIDKPSDRVRYELQVIGTPTLEDLLKERFGH; translated from the coding sequence ATGTCTCCCATTCGCACCATCATCATGGGCGCCGCGGGGCGCGATTTCCACAACTTCAACGTTTTCTTCCGCGACAACCCCGACTACGAAGTCGTGGCCTTCACCGCGACTCAGATTCCCAACATCGAAGGCCGCACCTACCCGCCCGAACTGGCAGGCAAGCAGTACCCCAAAGGCATCCCGATTTACCCGGAAAGCGAACTGTCACGCCTTATCAAGGAACTCAAGGTTGACCAGGTGGTCTTCGCTTACAGCGACGTGCCCCACGAGTATGTGATGCACAAAGCCTCGGAAGTCATCGCCGCCGGGGCCGATTTCCGGCTGATGGGGCTGGAAAGCACCTTAGTCGAGTCGTCCAAGCCGGTGGTTTCCATCGGCGCGGTGCGCACCGGCTGCGGCAAAAGCCAGACCACACGACGGGTTTCCCTGATTTTGCGCGACATGGGCTACAAAGTCGCCGTCATCCGCCACCCCATGCCCTACGGCAACCTGGCCGAGCAGGCCGTGCAGCGCTTCGCCACTTACGAAGACCTGGACAAGTACAAGTGCACCATCGAAGAGCGCGAGGAATACGAACCGCACTTAGACAACGGCATGATCGTCTTCGCCGGCGTGGACTACGAAGCCATTTTGCGCCAGGCCGAGAAAGAGGCCGACATCATCCTCTGGGACGGCGGCAACAACGACATCCCGTTCTACAAGAGCGATTTTCACATCGTGGTGGCCGACCCGCACCGCCCCGGTCACGAGATGAAGTATCACCCCGGCGAAGCCAACGCCCGCATGGCCGACCTCTTCATCATCAACAAGGTCGATACCGCCGACCCCGACGCGGTGCTGGAAGTGCGCGAGAACCTGCACGCCCTCAACCCCGACGCGCCGATCCTGGAAGCCGCCTCGCCCATCTTCGTGGACGACCCGGCGGCCATCCGCGGCAAGCGGGTGCTGGTGGTGGAAGACGGTCCCACCCTGACCCACGGCGGCATGGCCTACGGCGCGGGCTGGGTAGCGGCCAAGCGCTTCGGTGCGGCGGAAATCGTGGACCCGCGCCCCTACGCGGTCGGCTCGATCCGCGACACCTACGCCAAATACCCCACCACGGGCGCGGTGCTGCCCGCGATGGGCTACGGCGAAACCCAAATCCGCGAACTGGAAGAAACCATCAACAGCGCCGATGCCGACCTGGTGATCATCGGCACGCCAATTGACCTGCGGCGCGTGATGAAAATCGACAAGCCCAGCGACCGCGTGCGCTACGAATTGCAGGTCATCGGCACGCCGACGCTGGAAGACCTGCTGAAAGAGCGCTTCGGCCACTAA
- the mscL gene encoding large-conductance mechanosensitive channel protein MscL, which yields MWQEFKAFVARGNVIDMAVGIVIGAAFGKIVSSFVNDILMPPIGLALGGMDFSNLAITLKAASGDTPAVVLRYGNFIQTTVDFLIIALAIFLMIKGLNALKQPGEAPEEETPAPPPPEVALLEEIRDLLKQQR from the coding sequence ATGTGGCAAGAATTCAAGGCTTTCGTCGCACGCGGCAACGTCATCGACATGGCTGTAGGTATTGTCATCGGGGCAGCGTTTGGCAAAATCGTCAGTTCCTTTGTCAACGACATCCTCATGCCCCCCATTGGCCTGGCGTTGGGAGGTATGGATTTTTCCAACCTTGCCATCACCCTCAAAGCCGCCAGCGGCGACACACCCGCCGTCGTATTACGTTACGGCAATTTCATCCAAACTACGGTCGATTTTCTTATCATCGCTTTAGCCATTTTCCTGATGATCAAAGGACTCAACGCCCTCAAACAGCCGGGAGAAGCCCCTGAAGAGGAAACCCCCGCGCCACCTCCCCCAGAAGTCGCTCTTTTGGAAGAAATCCGCGACTTGTTGAAACAACAGCGCTAA
- a CDS encoding GTPase Era: MLSEAPLPENYRAGFVALAGRPNVGKSTLMNALLGQKIAAVSPRPQTTRKRQLGIFTTERGQIVFVDAPGIHKPRHKLGEAMNYEALSTWDDVDLILFMVDGSNLPHPEDRLVAEFLQQTAKDLPVLIVFNKVDLTPKDRLEAYQAMYRELLPEAPLIPISALTGEGLDTLLDAIFKQLPVSPPYYDEETLTDLTEREIAADLIREAALLHLRDEVPHALAVRIDEFKERGEHGAYIAATLFVERDSQKGIVIGKGGAMLKKIGSTARQSIEAMSGRKVFLDLRVKVRKNWRNDASTLRWFGFRLPPAKKER, encoded by the coding sequence GTGCTTTCAGAGGCTCCTCTTCCCGAAAACTACCGCGCTGGCTTCGTTGCCCTGGCCGGACGCCCCAACGTCGGCAAATCGACCCTGATGAACGCCCTGTTGGGGCAGAAAATCGCCGCGGTCTCCCCCCGGCCGCAGACCACCCGCAAGCGCCAGTTGGGCATCTTTACCACCGAGCGCGGCCAAATCGTCTTCGTGGACGCACCCGGCATCCACAAGCCCCGCCACAAACTCGGCGAGGCAATGAACTACGAGGCGCTTTCCACCTGGGACGACGTCGACCTCATCCTCTTCATGGTCGATGGCTCCAACCTCCCCCACCCCGAAGACCGCCTGGTGGCCGAATTCCTGCAGCAGACCGCCAAAGACCTGCCGGTGCTCATCGTTTTCAACAAGGTGGACCTCACCCCGAAAGACCGGCTGGAAGCCTACCAGGCCATGTATCGCGAACTGCTGCCGGAAGCCCCGCTCATCCCGATTTCAGCACTCACCGGCGAAGGGCTGGACACGCTGCTGGACGCGATTTTCAAGCAGCTGCCCGTCAGCCCGCCCTACTACGACGAAGAAACCCTCACCGACCTCACCGAGCGGGAAATCGCCGCCGACCTGATTCGGGAAGCCGCGCTGCTGCACCTGCGCGACGAAGTGCCCCACGCCCTCGCGGTGCGCATCGACGAATTCAAGGAACGCGGTGAGCACGGCGCGTACATCGCGGCCACCCTGTTCGTGGAACGCGACTCCCAAAAGGGCATCGTCATCGGCAAGGGCGGGGCGATGCTGAAGAAAATTGGCAGCACGGCGCGGCAGTCCATCGAAGCCATGAGCGGGCGCAAAGTGTTTCTCGACCTGCGGGTGAAGGTGCGCAAGAACTGGCGCAACGACGCCAGCACCCTGCGCTGGTTCGGCTTCCGCCTGCCGCCTGCAAAGAAGGAGCGCTGA